The following proteins are encoded in a genomic region of Arachis stenosperma cultivar V10309 chromosome 4, arast.V10309.gnm1.PFL2, whole genome shotgun sequence:
- the LOC130973980 gene encoding uncharacterized protein LOC130973980, whose protein sequence is MVGTGLVRRILVDTGADSNILFRNVFDAMGLRESDLKSHQHGVMGLGDNYIKPDGTISLPICLGAGDTRRSVMADFVVLRDSTTYNIILGRKTINEFSAVICTKFLEMKFVTDKGAVGSIRGDLKAAIACDNARPPHGGRNKGKRDLFAWTPSDMSGLDPEVMSHRLAVKPNAKPVAQRRRKMSQERANEVAKQTAGLLEAEFIKELEYSTWLSNIVLVKKASERWRMCVDYSDLNKACPKDSFPFSNIDALVDSAVGYRFLSFMDAYSGYNQIPMHRPDEEKTAFITP, encoded by the exons ATGGTCGGGACCGGGTTAGTCAGGCGAATCCTTGTCGATACTGGAGCTGACTCCAACATCCTATTCAGGAACGTGTTTGACGCCATGGGACTCAGGGAATCCGACCTCAAGAGCCATCAACACGGGGTCATGGGGTTAGGCGACAACTATATAAAACCCGACGGGACGATCTCTCTCCCAATCTGCCTCGGAGCCGGTGACACTAGGAGGTCGGTTATGGCAGACTTCGTAGTCCTCAGAGACTCCACGACCTACAACATCATTCTAGGAAGAAAGACTATCAACGAATTTTCAGCTGTGATATGTACTAAATTCCTAGAAATGAAGTTCGTGACGGACAAAGGAGCTGTTGGCTCCATTAGGGGAGACTTGAAAGCGGCGATTGCCTGCGACAACGCCA GGCCCCCTCATGGAGGTCGTAATAAGGGCAAACgcgacctcttcgcatggacGCCATCAGACATGTCGGGCTTGGATCCCGAGGTCATGTCCCACCGACTAGCCGTCAAACCAAACGCAAAGCCAGTAGCACAGCGACGAAGGAAAATGTCCCAAGAAAGGGCCAATGAGGTCGCCAAACAAACAGCCGGGCTACTTGAAGCCGAGTTCATCAAAGAGCTCGAATACTCGACATGGCTATCCAACATTGTCCTGGTAAAAAAAGCTAGTGAAagatggagaatgtgtgtcgactattCCGACCTAAACAAAGCATGTCCTAAAGACTCTTTCCCCTTCTCCAACATCGACGCCTTGGTAGACTCGGCAGTAGGATATCGTTTTCTCAGCTTCATGGACGCGTACTCCGGCTATAATCAGATCCCGATGCACCGGCCTGATGAGGAGAAGACGGCGTTCATAACACCATGA